A genome region from Plasmodium vivax chromosome 11, whole genome shotgun sequence includes the following:
- a CDS encoding hypothetical protein, conserved (encoded by transcript PVX_114090A), whose product MSRFSLQKIVFNDGKLLSCENAPKDDAPKDDAASFKSLTTSQFRSDKGKSGPPHQRVENPEMKCAPNFEDTPNGASQQKCEDHRSGPPAVNSEHIVEDNKNRGYMNLIKNNVRNVISNIINRKSILGRKNNEDVREDEKKKAGEEKGEGKNSNAALSREKYTSVALSKEKHTSAALSKRVEFPDANGAPPDLKPTPRGTEKKGSTSNWVRSNHENKSSVRKNWTNVKNVAKKDGQNVGKNVQNDGKNVGQNNDSKVNLGGVAKDMIDESTGGKTQLSGRGTPTNEKNRGAEKVSHGDGSRTNRSSKAVNEKARNEVASLSGKGQALISRAPSLTGRTPSLISRAPSLTGRTPSLISRAPSLTSRTPSQTSKTTSLAAKPLAAKPLILGIKKNEKIPNKQNAFTSRTTHNREKYTGRSTSPNFLHNDSFQKNLKKTLIDTIMNPDKGERTPGVAAGIAPRTAPGTTPRTVKTLNRSGHPDLLRRDTLSNQKGFPHGDKTKSVIKYPSPINANSAREIGHHTKGDNLFETKQQMIRRYSTAVRNRNSVLRKNSVTANGHLSLYKLNGEGNEKKKLSSQPNGTPKVMSSTNDLQAPENAEWTSREGGEASQKDLSPVGANYKNKVAPKLFPLQRKKIDGLMNSFLKNGRPVKETSPTGGAKCKNSPTSKQGTQKWGLHKRVGGNNEPPPLHMPKRFSTMNFTRVNKECAVPSRTLKRFDSVAKGQVKKGVDLKTGYKLDTGMRQKRFSLVSNLEKVGHAHSGVKSQSRCTSEGDDVDDERGSLPSHAVKGEQIIGEVEHPVREAPLEGGDQRDAMELPTGEALLEGGEKSDKPEEHTPGGVLTGDEAYYNSSAVNSAQTKYRETDLYENYNDTTMMVLKRNLDYGEETPRCVTPMWATQGGGSGDPDEVGPGEAEREEAEPEEGQPDEATPDEATPDEANQIGPSPMAPSDRLSDAAQKSSGVDARENHQSDGLRTLLGGEVAQFCTAEETFRGDEIDAAKGENDKVDDSDREFITLVKGESFLKDRSSDSLISYAQMEEVDKMPVKEEQKGEVLIRGDSRDGVKEEGSNYGGENGEVAEIGQCKKSDYVCIRVESEDEDLITENVKFYLKSKSQEDGFKAEWGGGGASKGWVASQGVKSDENVSAKVTTGQVGELAASHEKRVILEGEHEEGMIPEGEHEEGMTPEGEHEESSFPQHSDKGNALLPPHAPLMGGTDPPETHHSVQLPSGLSENNNTPQILGGRKSGARGKSSAICGDDQSSVRGSHLKAPQICGKHSPRRRNKMVRKKNMYNFCSKYKRNYNLSLDNRKGKERKVASHGGENEQVGTHAERGSPGEGAIVGGEAYPGAQQGNLFPNEGLADQFWRGGKRKIGKLLKSVATPSWLVKKRKAKPSSPVKSRSPGGLKCRVRKSRGGEGRRKRKGGESKRGDACGVAVGAVEEVEKAAEAADGADGAAASGAPAAQHAEAVFREHEWMRLILQIIDKGNFELAEKLMLLIFEKEEELYRRFVDVERSDASTRADSSPPGRADEPNGGGELSGADESNAAGELRRADDRKNSSTCTIDDAPQQRKKEVSHYMEQIMHSCPADWPLLDIAILIIVSQIVCHIFTHNKWRYFFQSCVLFEQFCIAILLNSSIINSEKNGIPILMFEHDFFCKIVTTGNGELSSTAVKYRCEYLKNDHVGKEMTILDVIFLALASYITVSQNLNEYVERNNLAYYLDLFRKRARERGVQEERRKGKKRRPSNRSSYAAKKQRFSEPLQWKKPTEEQHLFERTKRRRMTYEKNVKRRLSILRTAKCITAGDKHSVRRRSACLDPWHGKEIPKGDGENRKEDNQGNKFFLFRNKKIETIVQYHTRSHLEKMLCHIVIEIFNLVYAFGEYSVENVLIIRKFFRVFLNFAQKRFVALSVRAHSESGSGSGGVIGGVIDEVWGDLGSELRATATAGTTAGTSNCGSVRGAVPPPQRIYDNYHNVWIWVERIFSQNFCELNNLLYNVGLERSSLGGDDHLSVNYAKIETISKNVKRFSALQRRNCCVLRRYWATFGSKEGVAASGERDIEGAVCDDGNGPGTTPPRSPLERFMEEAPTGLASHEWLPNGELDKENLRKHRILCKLEKRDHSKDRLTFHFLSVVECIYNVYHSMEEIPSFLHLKKKKYFSNYMGSSSEKENGKESTGMPFLNGPTNEQCDLSRSYSSPSQVVALLNHHMGSSNNCDKGVVGDAQMGKRTSEAEEEEEAEEEEEAEEKTDHWVRQLKRRLKIYDIQWHEDYEKQYVNLASCMKRLKKRFREKKIFCKIMESDLNSFWLDKNQVYLQYIQITINCKFILGCSYDEIFKFVKGNYAFVLNMVEEMRRGCTGSASPPPEGEKKNFLDDNFLLMAWEIANFYFCILYYKFELKEILQELLKWVSIFRELELQERGGRGGCLLTYRQRCVSYSVHILIFLNEYTCAQRVLKRFSREFLRGDCSHPSGGINPSGGIGLLSGINPLGGVDPLDPRCAESRPAVAPTCERAALHAHTINKCYLYDKWINFMIRKYNRLIPFLLEKKNFVKLILFNNRNVKILLKKKKEKVIIKKVMRKMQQLQRVVLSLYCLCVKLYKGYYDHASILHFQTARQLLVASKYLGIHIKERAALTSYFPPGGGAADGADGPEGANGTDAADAADAADAADAADAGGVKMGRTLLHELPYHGASNNFLSADGGGNLFPGRSFGDAMGASPAAGRAASEWASPGLYLRAESATPHVSPHLGNANRDGGGENGGEKEGGQNSDDMFHLHALILSIQIQYTLSVCIIICADLFISPAKLNRLAGGRRANKDPPAVSKPKHPTYVRSLFNCKILRKHYRVINGHDFAKGKGSNGAKRRRKKKKKKKKKKKKKKKEPLSCGGMGLSGPMHMYYVDYAGGRRHGKGFSSGVGLQTDKKLPHVVQHAGNLRNHGEEPHVGDGSKDSPTDCWQDHPWSNQPDRDCLSDVGMERTRDSLEGGWASPPRGCLSGYMSSGYLNGCYNGRFSGYLSECLPGRYENFKRSILKKRGSNLGVREGKLKENGGDCAVRTSGPDPVDARSAYHILVQISTWLSKNSAAQLAWIGQKLFKMCLPELLCIVLALQANMFMGRNILTNIKRIDRILKLCAESPQLVYFATESLKNHRSKANRKTYKNYFSIGRRYKEIFEKRKRDVINSKEELFQLCKHLLPCDGVDKGDHTTTVQFERGSGG is encoded by the exons ATGAGCCGCTTTTCACTTCAAAAGATAGTTTTTAATGACGGCAAATTGTTGAGCTGTGAAAATGCCCCCAAGGACGATGCCCCTAAAGACGATGCCGCTTCGTTTAAAAGCCTCACCACCTCACAATTTAGAAGCGACAAAGGAAAAAGTGGGCCGCCTCATCAGAGGGTCGAAAATCCGGAGATGAAGTGTGCACCCAATTTTGAAGACACGCCAAATGGTGCTTCCCAGCAAAAGTGTGAGGACCATAGAAGTGGACCCCCCGCAGTGAACAGTGAACACATCGTGGAGGACAACAAAAATAGGGGGTACAtgaatttgataaaaaataacgtaaGAAATGTTATcagtaatattattaataggAAGTCCATActgggaaggaaaaacaacgAAGATGTGAGGGAagacgagaaaaaaaaggcaggtGAGGAAAAGGGCGAAGGGAAGAATAGCAATGCAGCTCTGAGCAGGGAGAAGTACACCAGTGTAGCGCTGAGcaaggagaagcacaccAGTGCAGCTCTGAGCAAAAGAGTAGAATTTCCTGACGCGAATGGGGCACCCCCAGATTTGAAACCAACTCCAAGGGGTactgaaaaaaagggaagcaccTCCAACTGGGTTAGAAGCAACCATGAAAATAAGTCCTCCGttagaaaaaattggacAAACGTGAAAAATGTTGCCAAAAAGGATGGCCAAAATGTTGGCAAAAATGTCCAAAATGATGGCAAAAATGTTGGCCAAAATAATGACTCAAAGGTGAATCTGGGCGGGGTGGCCAAAGACATGATCGATGAgtccacgggggggaagacacaGCTAAGCGGAAGGGGAACTCcaacaaatgagaaaaatcgAGGCGCAGAAAAGGTCAGCCACGGGGACGGCAGCAGAACCAACAGAAGTAGCAAAGCAGTGAACGAGAAAGCACGCAATGAGGTGGCGTCTTTAAGTGGGAAGGGACAGGCGCTCATTAGTAGAGCCCCTTCTCTGACTGGAAGAACCCCTTCGCTTATTAGTAGAGCCCCTTCTCTGACTGGAAGAACCCCTTCGCTTATTAGTAGAGCCCCTTCGCTAACTAGCAGAACCCCCTCACAAACTAGCAAAACCACATCGCTAGCGGCCAAACCGCTAGCTGCCAAACCGCTCATCttgggaataaaaaaaaatgaaaaaatccCGAATAAGCAAAACGCCTTCACCTCGAGGACCACACACAACAGGGAAAAATACACAGGCAGAAGTACCTCCCCCAATTTTCTGCACAATGATAGCTTCcaaaaaaacttaaaaaagaCGTTAATTGACACCATCATGAATCCTGACAAGGGGGAACGCACGCCAGGAGTAGCGGCAGGGATAGCACCAAGGACAGCGCCAGGGACAACCCCAAGGACGGTCAAAACGCTCAACCGAAGCGGACATCCCGACTTGCTCAGAAGGGACACCCTTTCAAATCAAAAGGGCTTTCCACATGGAGACAAAACAAAAAGCGTAATCAAATACCCGTCGCCAATCAATGCGAATAGTGCCAGAGAGATTGGCCACCATACGAAAGGGGATAACCTGTTCGAAACGAAGCAACAAATGATTAGGAGGTACTCTACAGCGGTTCGAAACAGAAACTCGGTGCTAAGAAAGAACAGCGTAACGGCGAATGGACACCTCTCCCTTTATAAGCTAAATGGAgagggaaacgaaaaaaaaaaattatcctcTCAGCCAAATGGTACACCAAAAGTGATGAGCTCTACTAACGACTTGCAAGCTCCTGAAAATGCAGAATGGACCAGCAGAGAGGGTGGAGAAGCTTCTCAAAAGGATCTCTCACCGGTCGGTGCaaattataagaataaaGTGGCCCCTAAGTTGTTTCCcttgcaaaggaaaaaaatagacggGTTGATGAATTCATTtctaaaaaatgggagaccGGTTAAGGAAACATCACCCACGGGGGGAGCTAAATGTAAGAATAGTCCAACGTCGAAGCAGggtacacaaaaatggggactaCACAAACGGGTGGGAGGAAATAATGAGCCACCCCCTCTGCATATGCCCAAACGATTCAGCACGATGAATTTTACGAGGGTAAATAAGGAATGTGCAGTGCCAAGCAGGACACTGAAACGGTTTGATAGTGTAGCTAagggtcaggtaaaaaagggggtggatCTTAAAACGGGCTACAAATTAGATACAGGCATGAGGCAGAAGCGTTTTTCCTTAGTGAGTAATTTGGAGAAGGTGGGCCATGCGCATTCTGGTGTGAAATCTCAAAGTAGATGTACGTCGGAAGGGGATGATGTTGATGATGAGAGGGGGTCCTTACCCAGTCATGCTGTCAAGGGGGAGCAAATAATTGGCGAGGTGGAACACCCAGTGAGGGAAGCACCACTCGAGGGGGGTGACCAAAGGGACGCGATGGAACTACCAACCGGGGAAGCACTTCTAgaagggggcgaaaaaagTGATAAACCGGAGGAGCATACACCAGGTGGAGTACTCACAGGGGACGAGGCATATTACAATTCGTCAGCAGTGAACTCGGCCCAGACGAAATACCGCGAAACggatttatatgaaaattacaaCGACACCACCATGATGGTGCTAAAGAGAAATTTGGACTATGGAGAGGAGACGCCTAGATGTGTTACCCCCATGTGGGCAactcagggggggggaagcggtgaccCAGACGAAGTTGGACCGGGGGAAGCTGAACGGGAGGAAGCTGAGCCGGAGGAAGGTCAGCCAGACGAAGCTACACCAGACGAAGCTACTCCAGACGAAGCTAATCAAATTGGACCCTCTCCCATGGCCCCAAGTGACCGCTTATCAGATGCCGCACAAAAAAGCAGTGGGGTCGATGCGCGAGAGAACCATCAGTCGGATGGGCTGCGCACCCTGCTAGGAGGAGAAGTGGCCCAATTTTGCACCGCCGAAGAAACATTTAGGGGTGACGAGATAGATGCCGCTAAAGGTGAGAATGATAAGGTGGATGATTCAGACAGGGAGTTCATCACCCTTGTGAAGGGGGAGAGTTTCCTCAAAGATCGCTCATCCGACAGTCTCATCAGCTACGCACAAATGGAGGAGGTAGATAAGATGCCCGTaaaggaagaacaaaagggggaggtcCTCATTCGAGGTGATAGTCGTGACGGCGTAAAAGAAGAAGGCAGTAATTACGGTGGGGAGAATGGGGAAGTTGCCGAAATAGGGCAGTGCAAAAAGAGCGATTATGTATGCATAAGGGTAGAGTCCGAGGATGAAGACCTCATTACTGAGAATGTGAAATTTTACTTAAAGAGCAAAAGTCAAGAGGATGGATTCAAAGCCGagtggggagggggaggtGCTTCTAAAGGTTGGGTAGCTAGCCAAGGTGTAAAAAGTGATGAAAATGTCTCGGCTAAAGTGACTACTGGGCAGGTGGGCGAATTGGCCGCTTCGCACGAAAAAAGAGTTATTCTGGAGGGGGAGCACGAAGAAGGAATGATACCGGAGGGGGAGCACGAAGAAGGAATGACGCCGGAGGGGGAACACGAAGAAAGCTCATTCCCCCAACATAGCGACAAAGGTAACGCGTTGCTACCCCCCCATGCACCTCTAATGGGGGGAACCGATCCACCTGAAACACACCACTCAGTGCAACTTCCATCTGGCTTAAGCGAGAATAATAACACACCGCAaattttgggggggagaaaaagcgGTGCACGTGGAAAGAGTAGCGCCATTTGTGGAGACGATCAAAGCAGTGTAAGGGGAAGCCATTTGAAGGCACCCCAGATATGTGGGAAGCATTCCCCTCgaaggaggaacaaaatggtgaggaaaaaaaacatgtataATTTCTGCTCCAAGTACAAGAGGAATTACAACCTGAGTTTGGATAACCgcaaggggaaggaaaggaaagtGGCAAGCCATGGAGGAGAGAACGAACAGGTGGGTACACATGCAGAGAGGGGCTCCCCAGGGGAAGGGGCCATTgtagggggggaagcatatCCGGGTGCTCAGCAGGGAAACCTCTTTCCTAATGAAGGTTTGGCCGATCAGTTCtggagagggggaaaaaggaaaattggCAAACTGCTGAAAAGTGTGGCCACGCCCAGTTGGCttgtgaagaaaaggaaagcgaAGCCAAGTTCGCCCGTGAAGAGTCGTTCCCCGGGGGGGTTGAAGTGCAGGGTGAGGAAGTCGAGGGGGGGTGAGGGCCGTAGAAAGAGGAAAGGAGGAGagtcaaaaaggggggatgcctgcggtgtagcggtgggCGCggtggaagaagtggaaaaagCGGCGGAAGCGGCGGACGGGGCAGACGGGGCAGCCGCGTCGGGCGCACCCGCCGCTCAACACGCGGAGGCCGTCTTCCGCGAGCACGAGTGGATGCGCCTGATCCTGCAGATTATAGACAAGGGTAATTTCGAGCTGGCCGAAAAGTTGATGCTCTTGATTTtcgagaaggaggaggagttATACAGGCGGTTCGTGGACGTGGAGAGGAGTGACGCGAGCACGCGCGCggattcttccccccccggcaGGGCAGACGAGCCGAACGGAGGAGGCGAGCTGAGCGGAGCAGATGAGTCAAACGCAGCAGGTGAACTGCGCCGAGCAGACGATAGGAAGAATAGCTCCACGTGTACTATCGACGACGCACCGCagcagagaaaaaaggaagtgtcTCACTACATGGAGCAAATCATGCACAGCTGCCCAGCGGACTGGCCCCTACTAGACATAGCCATACTGATAATCGTCTCCCAAATAGTATGCCACATTTTTACCCACAACAAATGGAGGTACTTCTTCCAAAGCTGTGTTCTGTTTGAGCAATTCTGCATCGCCATTTTGCTAAACTCTTCGATAATTAATTCGGAGAAGAATGGAATTCCCATCCTGATGTTTGAGCACGActtcttttgcaaaattgtgacGACTGGGAATGGAGAGTTATCCTCCACTGCAGTGAAGTACCGTTGTGAATACTTAAAGAATGACCACGTGGGTAAAGAAATGACCATTTTGGATGTGATTTTTCTGGCCTTGGCTTCCTACATCACCGTCAGTCAAAATTTAAATGAGTACGTCGAACGGAACAACCTTGCGTATTATTTGGACTTGTTTCGCAAGAGGGCCCGCGAACGGGGGGTCCAGGAGGAGCGccggaaggggaagaagaggaggccAAGTAACCGCTCCAGTTATGCCGCAAAAAAGCAGCGATTTTCCGAACCCCTGCAATGGAAGAAGCCAACTGAAGAGCAACACCTCTTTGAGAgaacgaagaggagaagaatgACGTAcgagaaaaatgtgaagcgcAGGCTGAGCATTCTGAGGACAGCCAAGTGCATCACTGCAGGGGATAAACACTCGGTGCGTCGAAGGAGTGCCTGTCTGGACCCATGGCATGGGAAAGAAATTCCAAAGGGAGATGGTGAAAACAGGAAGGAGGATAACCAAGGGAACAAATTCTTCCTCTttaggaacaaaaaaattgagacCATCGTGCAGTACCATACTAGGAGCCACTTAGAAAAGATGCTGTGCCATATTGTCATCGAGATTTTCAACCTGGTGTATGCGTTTGGGGAGTACTCCGTGGAGAACGTGCTCATCATCAGGAAGTTTTTCCGCGTCTTTCTGAACTTCGCGCAGAAGCGGTTCGTCGCCCTCTCCGTGCGCGCGCACAGCGAGAGCGGAAGCGGGAGCGGCGGGGTTATCGGCGGGGTTATCGACGAGGTCTGGGGCGACTTGGGCAGCGAACTGCGCGCTACCGCTACCGCTGGTACTACCGCTGGCACTTCCAACTGCGGGAGCGTGCGCGGCGCCGTGCCCCCGCCCCAGCGGATTTACGATAACTACCACAACGTGTGGATTTGGGTGGAAAGGATCTTCTCCCAGAACTTCTGCGAGCTGAACAACCTGCTGTACAATGTGGGCCTGGAGAGGAGCAGCCTGGGGGGCGACGACCACCTGAGCGTTAACTATGCGAAGATAGAAACGATTAGTAAGAATGTGAAGAGGTTTTCCGCGTTGCAGAGGCGGAATTGCTGCGTGTTGAGGAGGTACTGGGCGACCTTCGGGTCCAAGGAGGGAGTTGCAGCGAGTGGAGAAAGAGACATAGAAGGAGCAGTTTGCGATGATGGTAACGGACCAGGCACAACGCCGCCACGGTCACCTCTGGAGAGATTCATGGAAGAAGCACCCACCGGCTTGGCATCCCACGAGTGGCTCCCGAACGGAGAGCTAGACAAGGAAAACTTGCGCAAACATAGAATCCTCTGCAAGCTCGAAAAAAGGGACCACTCGAAGGACAGACTGACCTTCCACTTCTTAAGTGTAGTCGAGTGCATCTATAATGTGTACCACTCGATGGAGGAGATACCATCctttcttcatttaaaaaaaaaaaaatatttctcaaATTACATGGGGAGTAgtagcgaaaaggaaaatgggaaagaatCAACGGGGATGCCCTTCTTGAATGGACCTACAAATGAACAGTGCGATTTGAGCAGAAGCTACTCGAGTCCAAGTCAAGTGGTGGCCCTTCTAAACCACCACATGGGTAGTAGCAATAACTGCGACAAGGGGGTGGTAGGTGATGCCCAGATGGGAAAGAGGACTAgtgaagcggaggaggaagaggaggcggaggaggaagaggaggcgGAGGAGAAGACAGACCACTGGGTTAGGCAGCTAAAGAGGAGGTTAAAAATATACGACATCCAGTGGCATGAAGATTATGAAAAGCAGTACGTaaatttggctagctgcatgaagaggttaaaaaaaagatttagggaaaaaaaaatattttgtaaaataatggAGAGTGATTTAAATTCCTTTTGGCTAGACAAGAACCAGGTGTACCTCCAATACATCCAAATAACAATTaattgtaaatttattttgggTTGTTCCTACGATGAGATTTTCAAATTCGTAAAAGGGAACTACGCTTTTGTGCTTAACATGGTGGAGGAGATGCGGAGGGGCTGCACGGGGAGTGCGAGTCCCCCAcccgagggggaaaaaaaaaactttctgGACGACAACTTTTTGCTCATGGCCTGGGAAATCGCAAACTTTTACTTTTGCATTTTGTATTACAAATTTGAGCTGAAGGAAATCTTGCAAGAGTTGCTCAAGTGGGTATCTATTTTTAGGGAGCTAGAGCTACAGGAGCGTGGCGGGCGTGGCGGCTGCTTGCTGACGTACCGGCAGCGGTGCGTGTCCTACTCCGTGCACATTTTAATCTTCCTCAATGAGTATACCTGCGCGCAGAGGGTGCTGAAGCGGTTTTCAAGGGAGTTCCTCCGGGGAGATTGCAGCCATCCGTCAGGCGGCATCAATCCGTCAGGCGGCATCGGTCTGTTAAGTGGCATCAACCCGTTAGGTGGTGTCGACCCGCTCGACCCCCGCTGCGCCGAGAGCAGACCAGCCGTCGCCCCCACGTGCGAAAGAGCAGCTCTGCACGCGCACACCATCAACAAGTGCTACCTCTACGACAAGTGGATCAACTTCATGATTAGGAAGTACAACCGCCTGATTCCGTTCCtcctggaaaaaaaaaatttcgtcaAGCTGATTCTGTTTAATAATAGGAATGTAAAAATcctgctgaagaagaagaaagaaaaagttataataaaaaaggtgaTGCGTAAAATGCAGCAACTGCAGAGGGTCGTTTTGTCTCTCTATTGCCTCTGCGTTAAGCTCTACAAGGGCTATTACGACCACGcgtccattttgcatttccaaACTGCGCGGCAGTTGTTGGTCGCTTCGAAGTACTTGGGCATTCACATTAAGGAGAGGGCGGCGCTCACGAGTTATTTCccaccgggggggggagcagcagatGGGGCGGATGGACCAGAGGGAGCAAATGGAACAGACGCCGCAGACGCAGCAGATGCAGCAGATGCAGCAGATGCAGCCGATGCAGGTGGGGTGAAGATGGGAAGGACGCTTCTCCACGAGCTGCCCTACCACGGGGCTTCAAACAACTTCCTCAGCGCGGATGGTGGAGGGAATTTATTTCCTGGGCGCTCTTTTGGCGATGCGATGGGCGCATCCCCTGCGGCGGGGCGCGCGGCCTCGGAGTGGGCTTCCCCCGGGTTGTACTTGCGTGCGGAGAGCGCTACCCCCCACGTGAGTCCTCACCTGGGGAACGCCAACCGGGATGGTGGCGGTGAAAATGGCGGTGAGAAGGAGGGCGGCCAAAACAGCGACGACATGTTCCACCTGCACGCGCTCATTCTGAGCATACAGATACAGTACACCCTCTCGGTCTGCATCATAATTTGCGCAGATTTGTTCATCTCCCCGGCCAAGTTAAACCGTCTCGCGGGGGGAAGGCGAGCCAATAAAGACCCCCCCGCAGTCAGCAAGCCGAAGCATCCCACCTACGTGCGCTCATTATTTAACTGCAAAATTTTACGCAAGCATTACAGAGTTATAAATGGGCACGATTTTGCCAAAGGGAAAGGCAGCAATGGGGCaaaacggaggaggaagaagaagaagaagaaaaagaagaagaaaaagaagaagaaaaaagagccCCTGAGTTGTGGCGGCATGGGGCTGTCTGGACCCATGCACATGTACTACGTTGACTACGCTGGTGGAAGACGCCACGGAAAGGGCTTCTCATCGGGGGTGGGCTTACAGACGGATAAAAAACTTCCCCACGTTGTTCAGCACGCAGGTAACTTGCGTAACCATGGGGAGGAGCCACATGTAGGAGACGGCTCCAAAGACTCGCCCACGGATTGTTGGCAGGACCACCCGTGGAGCAATCAGCCGGACCGGGACTGCCTCTCCGACGTCGGGATGGAACGAACGCGTGACTCTCTGGAGGGGGGCTGGGCGTCTCCACCGCGCGGCTGCCTCAGCGGCTATATGAGCAGTGGCTACCTCAACGGCTGCTACAACGGCCGCTTCAGCGGTTACCTTAGTGAGTGCCTGCCCGGGCGCTACGAAAATTTCAAGCGgtcaattttgaaaaaaagggggagcaaccTGGGCGTCCGTGAGGGAAAGTTAAAGGAGAACGGGGGTGACTGTGCAGTGCGGACCAGCGGGCCAGACCCGGTGGACGCAAGAAGCGCTTACCACATCTTAGTGCAAATTTCGACGTGGCTGAGTAAGAACTCCGCCGCGCAGCTCGCCTGGATTGGTCAG aaGCTCTTTAAGATGTGCCTGCCGGAACTGCTGTGCATCGTGCTGGCGCTTCAAGCCAACATGTTCATGGGCAGGAACAT